In Arachis hypogaea cultivar Tifrunner chromosome 17, arahy.Tifrunner.gnm2.J5K5, whole genome shotgun sequence, a single window of DNA contains:
- the LOC112766669 gene encoding probable LRR receptor-like serine/threonine-protein kinase At1g06840, producing the protein MNLSKCEVVLFLWFCCYLLLATAQNGVTHPNEVKALRAIKNNLIDVNRNLSNWNQGDPCINRWTGVLCHDRRFNDGYFHVRELQLYRMNLSGKLAPEIGNFTYLEILDFMWNKISGTIPKEIGNIITLKLLLLNGNKLIGPLPEELGYLPNLTRMQIDQNNINGSIPSSFANLNACKHFHMNNNSLSGHIPPELSQLPNLFHLLLDTNNLTGTLPPDLSKMPRLKILQLDNNNFSGSTIPESYGDMSHLFKLSLRNCNLKGPIPDLSRIPNLYYIDLSHNQLNETIPTNQLSGNITTIVLSNNNLSGTIPLNFSNLPRLKKLSIANNKLRGNVPSSIWQNKTSSANESLIVDLQNNELNTISGSTTLPPNVTLQLGGNPLCKNNSFAKFCGSQGVTGGNGSSGVNCPGEPCSPPYEYSVDCVCSAPLYVDYRLKSPGFGSDFPAYMSNFQTYLTDGLKVETNQLHITDYEWEEGPRLRMNLKVFPATVNNTTTNQKFNDSEYSRIRSTLTGWNISDSDLFGPYELMDLPPYSQVIVVSSGSGLSKGALAGIILGSIAVAVTLSAIVSLLILRIRLRDYRILSKRQHGGTRISIKIEGVRVFVFEELAAATNNFSESSQVGRGGYGKVYKGILADGTAVAIKRAQEGSLQGEREFLTEIQLLSRLHHRNLVSLIGYCDEEGEQMLVYEYMPNGTLRDHLSPYSRTPLSFTMRMKIALGSAKGLLYLHTEADPPIFHRDVKASNILLDSKFNAKVADFGLSRLAPVPDVEGVVPGHVSTVVKGTPGYLDPEYFLTRKLTDKSDVYSLGVVFLEIATGRAPISHGKNIIRQVTLDYQSGGLVAVIDERMGPCPSECVQPFLTLALKCCEDAPDERPKMAEVVRELENIWSMIPESNGKVAEYVSSDSGTLFSSQPSSSTAFASVEISGSDLISGDIPTIKPR; encoded by the exons ATGAATCTTTCAAAGTGTGAAGTTGTTCTGTTCTTGTGGTTTTGCTGCTATTTGCTATTGGCTACTGCTCAGAATGGAGTCACTCACCCCAATGAAG TTAAGGCGTTGAGAGCCATAAAGAACAATTTGATTGATGTCAATAGAAATTTGAGTAATTGGAATCAAGGAGATCCATGTATTAATAGATGGACAGGGGTTTTGTGTCACGACAGAAGATTTAACGATGGATATTTTCATGTTCGGGAACT gcaACTATATAGAATGAACTTGTCTGGAAAATTGGCACCGGAGATTGGCAACTTCACTTATCTGGAAATATT GGATTTTATGTGGAACAAGATAAGTGGGACCATACCAAAAGAAATTGGCAACATCATTACCCTGAAACTCTT GCTCCTGAATGGAAATAAATTAATTGGTCCACTGCCAGAAGAGCTTGGCTATTTACCAAACTTGACCCGAATGCAAATTGATCAGAACAATATCAATGGATCTATACCTTCATCATTTGCAAACCTCAATGCCTGCAAGCACTT TCACATGAACAATAATTCACTTAGCGGCCATATCCCGCCGGAGCTTTCCCAACTACCAAACCTTTTTCACCT GCTTCTTGACACAAACAACTTAACAGGAACACTTCCCCCTGATCTCTCTAAGATGCCACGCTTAAAGATTCT gCAGCTTGATAACAATAACTTTAGTGGAAGTACTATTCCCGAGTCTTATGGAGATATGTCACATTTGTTCAAACT GAGCCTTAGGAACTGCAACTTGAAAGGACCAATTCCTGATTTGAGTAGGATACCAAACCTTTATTATAT TGATCTCAGTCACAATCAGCTGAATGAAACAATTCCTACAAATCAGCTTTCTGGGAATATCACAACCAT TGTGTTATCAAACAACAATCTCAGTGGAACTATTCcattaaatttttcaaatcttccaCGTCTTAAGAAATT GTCAATTGCAAACAATAAATTGCGTGGCAACGTTCCCTCCTCCATTTGGCAGAACAAGACTTCAAGTGCAAATGAAAGCCTTATTGT GGACTTGCAAAACAATGAGCTCAACACCATATCAGGAAGTACTACTCTTCCTCCAAATGTCACACTCCA GCTTGGGGGAAATCCTCTATGCAAAAATAACAGCTTTGCTAAGTTCTGTGGATCTCAAGGTGTAACCGGCGGGAATGGTAGCTCCGGCGTTAACTGTCCCGGTGAACCATGCTCCCCTCCTTATGAGTACTCTGTGGACTGTGTCTGTTCAGCTCCATTGTATGTTGATTACAGATTGAAAAGTCCAGGATTTGGATCAGATTTCCCTGCATACATGAGTAACTTTCAAACATACCTCACTGATGGATTGAAAGTTGAGACTAATCAGCTGCACATTACTGATTATGAATGGGAAGAAGGGCCTCGGTTGCGAATGAACTTGAAGGTTTTTCCTGCAACTGTTAACAACACCACAACTAATCAGAAGTTCAATGATAGCGAGTATTCGCGGATTAGAAGCACGTTGACAGGGTGGAATATTAGTGACAGTGACTTGTTTGGGCCTTATGAACTTATGGATCTTCCTCCTTATAGTCAGG TGATTGTGGTGTCTTCAGGTTCAGGGCTAAGCAAAGGTGCACTGGCTGGAATAATCTTAGGTTCAATTGCGGTAGCAGTTACATTATCTGCAATTGTTTCCCTTCTTATATTGAGAATCAGATTGAGAGATTATCGTATACTTTCCAAACGGCAACATGGTG GAACAAGGATCTCAATAAAAATTGAAGGTGTGAGggtatttgtttttgaagagttGGCAGCAGCAACTAATAATTTCAGTGAGTCTTCTCAAGTTGGACGCGGCGGGTATGGGAAGGTTTATAAAGGCATTCTTGCTGACGGCACTGCTGTCGCCATAAAACGTGCACAGGAAGGATCACTGCAAGGTGAGAGGGAGTTTCTTACAGAAATACAGTTGCTGTCACGGCTGCATCACCGAAACCTTGTGTCTCTAATTGGATATTGTGATGAAGAGGGTGAACAG ATGCTGGTTTACGAATATATGCCGAACGGAACGCTAAGGGATCACCTCTCGC CTTATTCAAGAACACCTCTGAGTTTTACAATGAGAATGAAGATTGCTCTAGGATCAGCTAAAGGTCTTTTGTATCTACACACAGAAGCTGATCCTCCAATATTCCACAGAGATGTCAAGGCCAGTAATATACTATTGGACTCTAAGTTCAATGCAAAGGTTGCTGATTTTGGACTTTCGCGACTCGCCCCGGTGCCAGATGTCGAAGGAGTTGTGCCTGGTCATGTATCTACAGTGGTAAAAGGGACCCCG GGTTACCTTGATCCGGAGTATTTCTTAACTCGCAAGTTAACAGACAAGAGTGATGTTTATAGTCTTGGTGTCGTGTTTCTGGAAATTGCAACCGGAAGGGCACCAATCTCCCATGGCAAAAACATTATAAgacag GTTACTTTGGATTACCAATCCGGCGGTCTAGTTGCAGTTATCGATGAACGCATGGGGCCTTGTCCTTCAGAATGTGTGCAACCATTTTTGACATTGGCTCTAAAGTGTTGCGAAGATGCGCCAGACGAAAGGCCTAAGATGGCAGAAGTGGTTAGAGAGCTTGAAAACATTTGGTCCATGATTCCTGAGTCTAATGGCAAAGTAGCTGAATATGTTAGCAGTGATTCAGGAACATTATTCAGTTCACAACCTTCATCATCCACCGCTTTTGCATCCGTAGAAATTTCTGGCAGTGATCTTATTAGTGGAGATATTCCAACCATCAAGCCAAGATAA